Below is a genomic region from Flavobacterium ginsengisoli.
AGAGACTTTTGCAGAATTTAAGCCAAAAATATGAGTTCGAATCACTAACTTTTAGCGTTGCAGTAAATCAAAAAATAGTTTCAAAAGAAGTAGATTATACATTGAAAACTAGCGATATTGTGGCTTTATTGCCGCCATTTGCCGGAGGTTAAAAACAATTTTATGAGTGAAACGGAACGATATAAGAGACAAATTATACTTCCTGAAATTGGAGATATTGGTCAGTACAAATTACTGAAATCTAAAGTTTTGGTAATTGGTGCTGGAGGTTTGGTCGCTTCAATTCTGCCTTATCTAGCTGCTGCAGGAATCGGCGAAATTGGGATTGTAGATGATGATCTTATTGAAGTTTCCAATCTTCATAGACAAGTAATTTATAAAACTTCGGCGGTTGGAAAAAGAAAAGTTATAGAAGCAAAAGCAATGCTTTCAGAACTGAATCCGGAAGTGAAAGTGAATGTTTTTGAAGAAAAATTATCTGGAAAAAATGCAATTTCATTGTTCGAAAAATACGATATTATTGTTGATGCAACAGACAATATTTCGATAAAATACTTAATTAATGATGCTTGTCTAGTGAGCAATAAACCAATGGTTTACGGATCTATTTTTAGATTCCAAGGACAAGTTTCAGTTTTCAATTATCAATACGGACCAACTTACAGATGTTTGTATCCTGATGAAAATTCGAATGCGGCAAATTGTGAAGATGCTGGCGTAATTGGAGTTTCCGTTGGAATTATCGGAATGTTTCAGGCCAATGAAGTTCTAAAAATAATTCTTGGAGTTGGTGAAGTTTTGAGTGGAAAAATTCTGGTTTATACTATTTTAAATAACGAACAGCAGAAGTATGATTTCGAAAAGAGTTCAAAATTAGAAATGAACAAAGAAGATTTCGAACAGAAATACAATTCATCTGAAAATCAGATTGAAGAAGTAAAATTTGAATTTCTTTTGAATGAAATAGAAAACGATGAGGTTCTTTTTTTAGATGTTCGAAATGAAGATGAAGCGCCAAAAATCAAATTGAAAAATAGTATTCAAATTCCGTTGCTCGCATTTAGAAAATCAAATTAAAAAATTGAATTCAAATCAAACTATTTATGTTTTTTGCCAATCTGGAATTAGAAGCAAAATTGCGGCCGAATTGCTTCAAAAATATCAATTTAAAAATATAAAAAGCATTGCTGGAGGCGCTTTAGCAATGAAGCAGTTATTACAAGAAATAAAAATATAATCATAGGTTTTAAAATGTTCGTCTAGTTTGTCATTTCGACGAAGGAGAAATCTGCGCGAGTAGCTCGACAAAGATGGCGAATTACTGTGAGGAGTTCCTTGCGAAGATTTCTCCTTCGTCGAAATGACAATATTGAGTTTTAATTCGTGAAAATTCGTGTAATTCGTGGCAAAAGAAAAATCATTTTAATCCATATAATCTGTGGCAAAAAAAACATAAAAAAAATGAGTAAAAATGTATTTGTAGAAGGACCAATTGCTCCTGAGTTTATTGCAGAATCAATCACTAAACATCAATCAAAACATACGATTGGAGCGCATAATATTTTTCTGGGACAAGTTCGTGCCGATGTTATTCATGATAACACAGTCGTAGCAATCGATTATTCGGCCTATAAAGACATGGCAAATGAAGCTTTGTATGCCATTCGCGAAAAGGCCTTTGCCAAATTCGATTTAACTTGCATGCACATTTACCACAGTTTGGGCGTTGTAAAAGCAGGCGAAATCTGTTTGTTCGTTTTTGTTTCGGCAACGCGTCGCAAACAGGTTTATGAAGCCACAGAAGCAATTGTAAACTGGATAAAAACCGATGTGCCGATTTTTGGTAAAGAAATGTTTGAAAATGATACATTCACTTGGAAACAAAATACGTAAGAAATTATAATGGTAGATATTACGCATAAAATAAGCACTTTAAGAGTCGCAACAGCAACCGCAATTGTAAAAGTAAGCAAACAAGAAACAATTGATGCTGTTGTCAATAATTTAGTGCCAAAAGGAAACGTGTTCGAAATGGCAAAAACTGCAGGATTGTTTGCGGTTAAAAATACGCATTTGTCTATTCCAGATTGTCATCCGCTTCCAATTGAATATACTGCTGTAGAATACAATATCGAAGGTTTAGATATTCATATTATTTTCAAAGTAAAAACTGTTTACAAAACAGGAGTTGAGGTTGAAGCCATGCATGGCGCATCGATTGTAGCGCTTACAATGTATGATATGTTAAAGCCAATTGACAAAGAAATCGAAATTTCAACCATCAAATTAATCAATAAAGAAGGCGGAAAATCGTCTTTTAAAAATAAATTCCCGAATGTAATTAAAGCCGCAGTTTTCGTTTGTTCCGATTCGATTTTTGCAGGTGATAAAGAAGACAGATCTGGAAAAACAATAGTAGAAAAATTAGATTCGTACGGAGTTGAAACTTCTCATTACGAGATTATTCCAGATGAATTAGCTATTATTCAGGAAAAAACTAAGGCTTTCGCCAAAGAAAATCAATTGGTTATTTTTACGGGCGGGACAGGTTTGTCTCCTAGAGATGTTACGCCTGAAGCTTTAGAGCCAATTTTAGAAAGCAGAATTCCAGGAATTGAAGAAGCAATCCGAAATTATGGACAACAGAGAATGCCTTATGCAATGCTTTCTCGAAGTGTTGCAGGAACTTTAGGCAAAACTTTGGTTTTGGCTTTGCCGGATCAACAAACGGAGTAAGAGAATCGATGGATGCTGTTTTTCCGCATGTAATGCATGTCTTTCATATTTTAAAAGGAAAAAATCATGACAGCCTCTAACACTATTTTGACTGATAGTTTCGGGCGCAAGCATAATTATTTGCGCATTTCGCTGTTGGAAAAATGCAACTTGCGTTGTACGTATTGCATGCCTGCGGATGGAATCGCTTTATCTCCAAAAGCTAGTTTAATGACGGCAGATGAGATTTTTGCCATTGCCCAGACTTTCGTGAAAAATGGTGTTGACAAAATACGATTAACAGGCGGTGAACCTTTGCTCAGAAAAGATTTTCCTGAAATTGTGTCTAAATTGTCAGAATTAGAAATTTCACTTTCGATTACTACAAACGGAATTTTAATTGACCGCCATATTGAGGTTTTAAAGCGATTTAATATTAAGAAAATCAACTTGAGTTTAGATACCCTAGTTGCTTCAAAATTTCATTCTATAACGCTTAGAAATCAGTTTGAGAAAGTAATTGATAATCTGCATTTGCTTTTGAATAACGATTTTCAGGTAAAAGTAAATGTGGTTTTGATAAAAGGTTTTAATGATACTGAAATTGTAGATTTTGTAAAACTGACTCAATTTCTGCCAATTTCTGTTCGATTTATCGAATTTATGCCGTTTGCTGGAAACGAGTGGGACAGGAGTAAAATGGTTTCGCGACAAGAAATTTTATCTTTAGTAGAAACTCAATTTTCATCAAAAGAAATTCAAAAATTAGAAGACGAAAAAAACTTCACTTCAAGAAATTATAAAATAAAAAACTTTCAAGGTGATTTCGGAATTATTAGTTCCATAACAAATCCGTTTTGTGACAGCTGCAATCGCATCCGCTTGACGGCTGACGGAAAAATAAAAAACTGCCTTTTCTCAAATTCAGAAACCGATTTACTGACTGCTTTTAGAAATGGAGAATCGATTACTGAGTTAATTTCAGAATCCATTCAAAACAAAAAGAAAGTTAGAGCAGGAATGTCAACAGTTAATGAAATAAATGATCCAACACTTCATTTTGATAATCGCAGTATGATTGCGATTGGAGGTTAGGTTTCTCGAGAATTCACAAAATATTGTCATTTCTCCTTCCTCGAAATGACAAAACTGTATTTTTAAAAAGAAAAAAAGGCTTAACTTTTTAAAAGTCAAACCTTTCTCAGAATACTATTTTTTCTTTTTAGTTTTTGCCTTAGCCTTTTTCTGAGCGACAGCTTTCTTTGCCGCAACTTTTTTAGCTTTAGCTTTATCTTTTGCTTTTTTAGCTTTTTCTTTTTTCTTCGCAGCTG
It encodes:
- a CDS encoding MoaD/ThiS family protein, with product MIEVKYFGAVAEKTKCEFEKLSFSEELSLQRLLQNLSQKYEFESLTFSVAVNQKIVSKEVDYTLKTSDIVALLPPFAGG
- a CDS encoding HesA/MoeB/ThiF family protein, which gives rise to MSETERYKRQIILPEIGDIGQYKLLKSKVLVIGAGGLVASILPYLAAAGIGEIGIVDDDLIEVSNLHRQVIYKTSAVGKRKVIEAKAMLSELNPEVKVNVFEEKLSGKNAISLFEKYDIIVDATDNISIKYLINDACLVSNKPMVYGSIFRFQGQVSVFNYQYGPTYRCLYPDENSNAANCEDAGVIGVSVGIIGMFQANEVLKIILGVGEVLSGKILVYTILNNEQQKYDFEKSSKLEMNKEDFEQKYNSSENQIEEVKFEFLLNEIENDEVLFLDVRNEDEAPKIKLKNSIQIPLLAFRKSN
- a CDS encoding rhodanese-like domain-containing protein; translated protein: MNSNQTIYVFCQSGIRSKIAAELLQKYQFKNIKSIAGGALAMKQLLQEIKI
- a CDS encoding molybdenum cofactor biosynthesis protein MoaE codes for the protein MSKNVFVEGPIAPEFIAESITKHQSKHTIGAHNIFLGQVRADVIHDNTVVAIDYSAYKDMANEALYAIREKAFAKFDLTCMHIYHSLGVVKAGEICLFVFVSATRRKQVYEATEAIVNWIKTDVPIFGKEMFENDTFTWKQNT
- the moaA gene encoding GTP 3',8-cyclase MoaA, translated to MTASNTILTDSFGRKHNYLRISLLEKCNLRCTYCMPADGIALSPKASLMTADEIFAIAQTFVKNGVDKIRLTGGEPLLRKDFPEIVSKLSELEISLSITTNGILIDRHIEVLKRFNIKKINLSLDTLVASKFHSITLRNQFEKVIDNLHLLLNNDFQVKVNVVLIKGFNDTEIVDFVKLTQFLPISVRFIEFMPFAGNEWDRSKMVSRQEILSLVETQFSSKEIQKLEDEKNFTSRNYKIKNFQGDFGIISSITNPFCDSCNRIRLTADGKIKNCLFSNSETDLLTAFRNGESITELISESIQNKKKVRAGMSTVNEINDPTLHFDNRSMIAIGG